CCACTTGAGTCAACTTGCTTTTTCTGACCTTTTGAATAGTCTGTTCTTAAGTACAGAACAAAAAAGAGCTTCTCATCTCTTTTCTTCTTGTCTTCACAATCCATTCAACCATCGATATAAAAGCAACCACTACCACCTCAACACCTATTCAAGATTCTATTTGCTCTTCTCTTTGGTGATGTTTTAGGCAACAAGTTTCTCTGGCCATGGGAATTTGTTTGAGCAACCAAATTAAAGCTGAGACCCCATATAACACTGGTATTAAAGattctttttttccttcatCCTTGGCATGACCTTGGTTTGGTTTCTGTTTCTGAGTTTAGTTTAGATATATCCATTCATGTTGATTGGTTTTATTAAATAtctactttttgtttattttaactaaGCAAATTAGCAAAGTGGATTTCGGCTTAGCCTTCTTGTTCTTCCATTTTTTCTCTTCATGGAAGTTCAATATATTCATTGATTGTAGtcttgagtcctaatcttaaaatCATGCATGTTTTCTTCTGAGTGTACCAATGAGATTGATAACATTTTTTGAAGGATTAAGAACCTATTTGATAGTTCATTGAAGGAATGCTGTATGCATGTAAATTTTTGTTAGTGAAAGTTCAATTGTGTTAATATCATTGGTCTTCTGTCAGGGTTAAGTTCAAAGAATGTTGGTAGCCATAGAAATGATCTCAGCAACCAAAATAGTAAGGTGTCAACGGTTTCAATGCCTCAAAATCCACGAACTGAGGGTGAGATCTTGCAGTCACCGAATCTAAAGAGCTTTACTTTGATCGAACTTAAGGCTGCAACAAGAAATTTTCGTCCGGACAGCGTCTTGGGAGAAGGTGGATTTGGATCAGTTTTTAAGGGATGGATTGATGAGCAGACATTTGCAGCTGCTAAACCTGGCACTGGCATTGTTATTGCTGTGAAGAAACTTAATCAGGATGGTTTCCAAGGTCACAAGGAGTGGTTGGTGAGTTTAATCTGCTTCTTTTACTTCTTACCTTATAGGCAAGGTATGGTTAACAATTTAAGAAGCAGATCTCAAGTAATCTTTTCTGATTGATGTTTCTCCTTTGGGGTAAACTGAATTTCTATAATTAGTAGCATAGTAAAAATGTGATCTCCTCATTACTGGTTTAGTATGAATAAGCATGGTAATAGACAATATTGTTATTTGGTTGAAAAACTAAGTAGTTTGTTCTCACTTCTTAGTCTTAGATCAATGTGGATTTGTCTTACTGTGTTTTACTTGTATCTTTTAGGCTGAAGTGAACTATCTAGGCCAGCTTTCTCATCCCCATCTGGTGAAATTGATTGGGTATTGTCTTGAAGATGAACACCGCCTTCTGGTCTACGAATTCATGCCTCGTGGAAGCTTGGAGAATCATTTGTTCAGGAGTGAGTTCTTCCTGcctcatctttttttttttcacattgtTAAACATGATGAGAAGTGTTTCTAAAACATTAGCTATGTTGTGGTGGCAGGAGGCTCATATTTTCAACCTCTTTCGTGGTGCCTTCGCTTGAAGGTCGCTCTTGGTGCTGCAAAAGGGCTTGCATTTCTTCATAGTGCCGAAACAAAAGTGATATATAGGGACTTCAAGACTTCAAATGTGTTGCTTGATTCAGTATGCGTCCTCTGTACACACACATCAGAACTAGATTTGATGAACTTAGGAAACAAATTAGATATCATATCTGAACATTTATTTGTGGATTTAATTACAGAATTATAATGCAAAACTTTCTGATTTCGGTTTGGCGAAGGATGGCCCTACCGGTGACAAAAGTCATGTCTCCACAAGGGTAATGGGAACCTATGGATATGCAGCTCCTGAATATCTAGCAACTGGTATTGTGGgattaattatcattaatgcATCCAAGATTAAGCTTAATAGAATTTTGTTTAATGGACGTTCACTTTTTTGTGTAGGTCATCTCACTGCTAAGAGTGATGTCTTTAGTTTTGGAGTTGTCCTATTGGAAATGTTATCAGGCCGGAGGGCTGTTGATAAGAACCGTCCTTCTGGGCAGCACAACTTGGTGGAATGGGCGAAGCCATACCTTGCGAACAAGCGCAAGGTTCATCGAGTGATAGATAACCGTCTAGAAGGCCAATACTCTCCAGATGAGGCCTTTAAGGTAGCTGTCCTTGCACTAAGGTGCCTAGCACCAGAGTCCAAGTTGAGGCCAAGCATGGATGAAGTTGTTAGCAGTTTGGAGCAGCTTCAGATTGTCAATGTAAATCAGAATCGTCCTGGCAATGGCCATAGAGTTCGCAGAAGAAGCGCCGATGATGCTAAACCTGGGAGAATTAGCACGGCATATCCTCGGCCATCTGCAACTGCACTCTGCACTTGAAACTTAAAGCTGAAAGGCTATGCATACTGCTGATCCATCTCCATGAACTCGAGCAAGCTTAGATCATAGTTTATATAACAGATTGTACATATCTTACTGTAGCTAATACATTCAGAGCCTAATTTCTCTTGATCTATTTTGTTGCTCGTGTAATGTTCAGCTGTTTCATCCTTAGGCCAAAAGGGATACCTTGTAGATTTGGTtttggagaatgatggaataAACTGTGGTTTAAGTGTCACTAAGAAGTAAGAACGGTTCATTAAGGAGCAAAAGCAGCATTTATTCTAAACCTTAAATGTTATATTATTTGTATGTTTATGACCAAGAGTTGAAGCATTTTGCAGTAAGTAGTCCAATAGAGAAGCCTAACCCcacaagaaaacaaaagaagatgTTGCAGAATGGACTCTACTATGTCAATGGTTTGGATTTTGGAATCTTTGACATCATTTTCGAACTCACTCTATGCTAATGACTTGAGAATGCCAAGTTGTACTTTATAGAAACTATCTTTAGCAAAGATGATCCACAATGGCCATTGTTGTGTCACTAGAAAGTGACTATTGATGAATGATTCATGATCGATTAAATCGGTTATGGTCCTTTTTCGGGCCATCATCCAACTTGGTCTATCCGACATGGTCACCACATGGCACAACCTATCCAGAAAATGACACATAAATGAAACAAAAGTGAACTCTGCAGTCCAACAAAATCTTGGCATGTTGCAACTATATAGTAACGCCATATCCTTATTAAATGAAAGATAGATATGCTTCATATCTTAAGAACATTCCAAAACATTGAACCCTCTTTAGATTTTGGTAATTAAGATTATCGATTGATTGGGAAATTTAGTTACTTAAGTAAGACTTCACACAAGTTGTTGCTTAACTCAAGCTTTTTGAGATAAAGATTAGTTGTTTCCTTTTGTGTTTGACTATTTAAGTGTAATATTTCAAGTCTATCTGATATGAATGCATtactgaaaaagaaaataaaaatagtagtatCTTCTGAAAAAGCCAGATCAATTGATATTATTGCTTTACTCATAATTAACCTGTACACACTACACACAACTATTAATCAACACAAAATTGGATATTAGCAGAGTATGTCAACTCTGTGCCTAACAATGTTGATTTCACTGATTCAAAACTACGTGATTACCAAACATTGTGATGAGCAAGGCACTTCAAATTATGCACATTACATATCACCAAGTTCTTACAAGCCCAGGTGCCCAATTTTTCCAATCTAACCTTCCAATGGACTTGTTTCTTAAGCTCACCATGTCTCTAAACTCAAAAACCTTCTTCAGATAATTGTTCCCTTGCTTAGCAGCTGGTTCAGGTTCTATGTCCTTGACAGATGATGGCTTCACTTTCTCTTCTCCGTTGGGTACAACAGCTTGAGGGATGCTTTCTTCCTGAATAGTATCATTGAGAATGTTTGCAAGAAACTCAACCACGTCACTCATTTTCGGACGTGACTTAGGCTGCTTCATGAGGCACTTGTTTGCTAGAGTAGCAAGCTTTTGAGCTGATTTCATGCAATATTGTCCTTCAAGTTTTGGGTCTACTATAACATGGAACTTCCTAGGATCAGAAACATAAGGTCTTACCCACTCCAAGAGCCTCTGTTCATTTCTGGGTAGGTTCCGTTCTACAGCTCTCCTACCAGTGATAAGCTCGTAAAGAACTACACCGAAGCTCCATACATCACTCTTTGCAGTCAGCTTACCAGTCTGAACATACTCTGGTGCAGCATAACCTATGGTACCAACAACCTTCGTGAAGACGAAATGAGTCATTTATTTCTCACATTAGTAGAATATCAGGATCACAAACAAATGAGATACTCATTCAACAATGAAATAATGGGATTCATCTAACCTACTCCAAATAGCATTCAGCACTGAGAAAAGAAGTTCATGTAATATAATTATCACCAATTATATATAATGAGTTTTCGGAGAATGGACTTGTTCTTACTGCTGTTGAAACATAGCCCAGCCCTTCCGAGGGACCTTGCCTAGCAAGTCCAAAATCAGAAAGCTTTGCATTGAAGTCCTCATCCAGCAAAATGTTGGAAGTCTTAAAATCTCGAAATATTAGCTGCATCAGTTGGAATGAGAATCACAATGGTTTCTTACTTTATGGATCTAAGCTGATGCAAAATGCCATAAAACATGGCAAAACCACaactattttatataaaaaacatTGTTAAGATGCTAAATAAGAATTCTATGAAACCAGTTCTTgataattcttttattatttttacatttaaaaaaagagttaaagAAAGAACCTTAAACAAGTAAAGATAAAACAGTTTGCTTCATTTAccgaaagaaaaataataataacaataataaaaggttCACAAAAATGCTAAAAACCCACCAAAATACATGTATTAATTAGTGACTTTTTGGACGGAAACTATATCAACCATGTCTTTGGCAAAACAGATCAATAAATGATAACCTAGGATCTGATttctgaatgactgtgatgtgACAAATTTTGATTGTTATGCTTGATCTCAAGGTGCTTTAAATAAGGCATGTAAAATCTATACCTGAAAATCCATTTCTTCATGAAGGTATGCCAAACCGCGAGCTGCATCTTGAGCAATTTTTAATCTCGTGGTCCATGGTAGCGTTGACATCGATGAGACTCGAGCCAGAAGATGGTCTTCCAAGCTCTTATTAGGCATAAGTTCATACACAAGAAGTCTTTGAATCCCTCTTTCATCATCCTCTGCACAATACCCCACCAACCTCACGAGATTCGGATGCTTGATCACACCCAACAAGTTCACTTCATTGATCCACTCTTTATGCCCCTGAAAGCTAGAAATGCAAAACACAGAAAACCCCATTAAAACATAGCTCCTTTAACAACCCATTAGACTAGGAAAAAAGGGCAAAAACCAGAACAGCAAAATCTgatatcttttctttcttttagctCATTTTTTTAGTCAAAAACAGTAATTTTTCTTGATCGAAAATTAAAACCCTCACAAcattaagaaaaattcaattattcTCCTTAAAACAGACTATTATTACCAAACACGCAGTAAGTAATCATCcaaaatgatcaaaatcaaagTTTTTAAACACTGTACTGAGGCAACTAGCCAGACAAAACATATCATAGTACCAATCGAATCAATCATAAACATAATTGGGTCATCATCCGAAGGAAAAAAAATGGtatgaaatataaatataataaatggtGTTTAATGCACAATTTTATTCCGCGCAAAATCCCCAAAACTGCATTagaaattatcaaaataaaattttgacgCATTGAATACACGAAACTGAAGCAACTAGCAAATGGGTCATcaccaaaaatcaaaatttaaaacacaaaaaagaaaatccaTTAACGGTGGTTGACACATGCCTGGTGGCCGTTACGATTCAGCTGCTTAATTGCAACCTCCATCTGCACCTCTGAAAGACCGTCACCGTCACCGTCACCGTCATCAGGAACAGAAAGGGTCCCCCTGTAGACGGGGCCGAAGCCACCCTCGCCGATCAAGAGGGCCCTGCTGAATCCGCGAGTGGCGGTTTTGAGCTGAGAGAATGAGAAGAGAAGGAGGTTGTTGGCGCGACGGAGAGAGAGGAAGTCATGGAAAGCGAGGGTGTCGTTGAAGGAAGAGTCGGTGTCGTCGAACTCGGAGTTGCGAACGAGGGTTGAGGAAGCGACGCTGAGGGAGCGGGCCCATGAGACCCTTGAGGTTCTGCAGCTGCTTGAAACGACGCCGTCTTCGTTGTCGTAGTCTCGCCGGTGGTCTCTTTCGATGC
The genomic region above belongs to Arachis duranensis cultivar V14167 chromosome 3, aradu.V14167.gnm2.J7QH, whole genome shotgun sequence and contains:
- the LOC107476843 gene encoding serine/threonine-protein kinase PCRK1, which produces MKCFHFPSIERDHRRDYDNEDGVVSSSCRTSRVSWARSLSVASSTLVRNSEFDDTDSSFNDTLAFHDFLSLRRANNLLLFSFSQLKTATRGFSRALLIGEGGFGPVYRGTLSVPDDGDGDGDGLSEVQMEVAIKQLNRNGHQGHKEWINEVNLLGVIKHPNLVRLVGYCAEDDERGIQRLLVYELMPNKSLEDHLLARVSSMSTLPWTTRLKIAQDAARGLAYLHEEMDFQLIFRDFKTSNILLDEDFNAKLSDFGLARQGPSEGLGYVSTAVVGTIGYAAPEYVQTGKLTAKSDVWSFGVVLYELITGRRAVERNLPRNEQRLLEWVRPYVSDPRKFHVIVDPKLEGQYCMKSAQKLATLANKCLMKQPKSRPKMSDVVEFLANILNDTIQEESIPQAVVPNGEEKVKPSSVKDIEPEPAAKQGNNYLKKVFEFRDMVSLRNKSIGRLDWKNWAPGLVRTW
- the LOC107476844 gene encoding probable serine/threonine-protein kinase PBL10, translating into MGICLSNQIKAETPYNTGLSSKNVGSHRNDLSNQNSKVSTVSMPQNPRTEGEILQSPNLKSFTLIELKAATRNFRPDSVLGEGGFGSVFKGWIDEQTFAAAKPGTGIVIAVKKLNQDGFQGHKEWLAEVNYLGQLSHPHLVKLIGYCLEDEHRLLVYEFMPRGSLENHLFRRGSYFQPLSWCLRLKVALGAAKGLAFLHSAETKVIYRDFKTSNVLLDSNYNAKLSDFGLAKDGPTGDKSHVSTRVMGTYGYAAPEYLATGHLTAKSDVFSFGVVLLEMLSGRRAVDKNRPSGQHNLVEWAKPYLANKRKVHRVIDNRLEGQYSPDEAFKVAVLALRCLAPESKLRPSMDEVVSSLEQLQIVNVNQNRPGNGHRVRRRSADDAKPGRISTAYPRPSATALCT